The DNA region aaatggaaaatggcttcgtgcgaccttttttttgtaaaaaaaaataaaaattatttctaataaatattattagtttatatatttttatattttaaataaaataataaaaatataattatacatttctactcattttccggaaaatgaaccaaacacacagacagttttcaagagtacatccaaacaccgaaaatgaactcattttccggaaaatgactcattttccagaaaacattttccagaagtcattttcctgctttccaaacacaccctaaatgatTGTATAGATTAATTGCAAGTAATTAAAcgataattttgaatttttgtatatatataatttttttattacaaaaaaacaTGTTAGATTAGCCTTGAAGTAGTGCCCATTCAAACTTTGGGCCCTATATGaagtttaattataaattaattcagCATTCACTGATATGTATCTATTAATTGAGATAAGTATATTACATGGTTGTAATTGTTAAGtgaatttaaaaacaataaacaattttGAAGTCATGAATTCAAatctttgcatttttttttaacttcatcaaaaaaaaaaaaaccaagctATGGGGCCCTCCCAACATTGGGCCCAAGGTGGGTGCCCATCTCGCACACCCTCAAGGCCGGCCATGcttattacaatgtagtatttgagTCCAAGGATTCAAagccatgacctcccatttgggagaacACTTAATGCATTTAGACCATAAAGTCATTTACTACAAACgtgttatttagttttgaaaaaaatggtcaaataggctcttaaactttataccaaaagtcaattaagcacctaaatttttaaaaagttcaattaaacccACATGTCAAATTGAGGCAATGAAGTCCAAGAACCGgtaaatgacctgtaataacatgtcatTTAAGTTCATGCGGAATAATCCAGCGACCGAAGGAGACCTGAGGTCGCCTTCTaggagaaggcaaccagaaACGTCGCCTTCTTCGGCGACAACACAGTTGTCGCCAGATTCTTCCGCCTAAATTtaaatgacctgttattacatgtcatttACCGGTTCTTGGGTTTCATTgcctcaatttgacatgttaaagggtttaattgaactttttaaaaaattagatgcGTAATTAATTTTTGGTGTAAAGTTAGGAGCCTATTTGATATTTTTCCTTTAGTTTTCAATAAAGTTCAAAGCGGGTAAAATTGcaaaatgataataattttattagaaattaaactaaaatatttttctttttgatacatcaaattgtaattaatttagAGACGAAAGTACAGTTGAATCCATGGGTGAGCAATGCCACCACCCTTATTCCTTTTCCAGGGCACACGCGTAAACTGAAGAAGCTAGTAGCACGGTCATGAGAAGGGACAGGGCGGTCTATTTATCACcgaaaaatttcattttaattataaatttattcaaaTCTCTCTTGggtctctctttctttctctttctctctctctctacgcTGTGCTTGCTGGAAGGCTCTATCTATCTCGCGGATACTGTCACGCCACAATTAGTCTCCCAAATTACACCCACAACACAAGACCTCTTTCTCCCTCAATTACCCGCCAAAAGGTATAATTTTTAACTCTCCCAATTCCCCATTcccatttttttcaaattttttctcCCAAAATATCACCGCTCTCTCCTCGCTCTCTCCCCCATATCCCCTTCTCTCACCTGCTTTCCTAGGGTTTCGCCTCTCCATGGCTTCACGTCTCTCTCTTCTGTGCAGGTTTTGTGTTAGGAGCCACCGCTTTCGCTCTGAACGGCGTCGTTTGCGCGCACGGATCGGCTAGGGTTTTTTTCCGGGATGGAATCGGCGGTTGAGGTGAGATCCGGGGAGAAACGGCCGCCGGATGATGGGGAGCTTGAGGGGCAGCCGGCTGGGAAGAAGGTGAAGGGATTGGTGGATGGGAATGTGAAGAAAGTGGCGGAGATGGTGCTTGTGTTGGCGGCGATGGGGAAGATGAGGGGCGGGAGGAGCCCTACTGATGCGGAGAAGGAGATGATGGCGGAGGCTAGGGATAAATTGGCTGAGGTGTGCCAAATGTTTGCTCCCAAGGATGTGTTTCCCAGGGACGCGTTTGGAGGTGTAATTGAGGACCTTGGACTCAATAAGCTCAAGGAGCAGAGGTTAGGGTTTCGTCCCCCTAAGACGTCTATTGCTGAGAAGATGTTGCTTTCCAAAAGAAAGGTTTGGCTTTTTCTTGGACTGGAGaacattattttgttaattgcGTGTTTTCTTTGTACAATACATTTGTGTTTTGAAACCAATAGCTAAGGAGGAGGTTTTTGACATGCAATATGATATGGATAGTAATTAGCTCATGTCAGCTCAGCTCAATTAAGTGAAATCTTCAATCTACACTCACCCTTTAAAGTTTCATACTAGTATATCTGTATATGGATCACTACTGTGATAACTATTTGACTTCTTGAATGCATGTCAAGATGCATCTCTAATGTTACAGGTTACATTTAGTGGTGTCCAACTTATTTAAGTAAAAAGTATAACAAGATTATCATATACCTTAGAGGCGCAAATAAGTAAAATGGAAAACTAACCTTAGAGTTAGCTTAATGTTTTTTTCCCTGATTGTAATGTTTGAATTTTTAAGGACTCATTACTGGGGTGTGTATTCTATAAAACTAAATGCTAATTGAATTCTGGTACCATTCAATTATGttgcattattttcttcttgCTTCTCACCTGGCACTAAAAAACTCTACTTATCCAATTGTGGCTTATGCACCCCGAATAATAGTTCACACTTTACTTTTTCCTTCTGATTTCAGATGGAAAAACCGGAGGACTTTACCCTACAGTCTGCTCCCTATTCATCCCAACGGTTGCAATCAAATTCAGGTACAACAGTTGAGAATCGTGCTCCTCCACATGGTGTTCGAATGTTTCAAGCTGATAAACCAGGCCAAGCACCAATTTCCTCTGGAAATTTTCAGTCAGCTTCAACTTTGGGTCATGGATCTACTGCAAACTCTGCATCTTTACCTTATCAATTACCTACAAGTGAGATCAGACCAGTTACTCACGCTGGGTTAACCACAGGTAATCTTGGTAAAGACAATTCTCCAGTGGCATTGCCGCGTGTTGAAAGACCACATTTCAGACCTGATGGGAGGTCAAATGGTGCTTCTCATATTCAAGGTAACATATGTTTGCAagttttagagtacattatggttattagttgtttgaattGTGCAGAAGATAAGTTTAGGATAGAGATAGAAGTTGAATTGTCTAGATATTACAAGTAGGTTTGTTCTCTTTCTGGTCACTTAATTAAGAAGTACCATAAAATGTGTTGGGGTGGGGCTGAGGATGCAGTGTGATAAGTAAATCCATCCCAATATTATTGTTTCATTAATGAATATGCATGAGATAATATTCTCATtccaagttttatttttaatatattcacAACTCACAGTGTTCCGCTTTTGCCGCACTTGGGAAGGCCACATATCTGTGACCTTCTTGTACATTCTGTTTCTGACTGCAATTTTCTGTTGGTGTTAACTATCAATTTATTACAGCTTCATCTGGGGATCACTCGACCCTGAGGCCACCTAATTGGTCGATGACACCACCATCACATTCAGCAGCCAAGGTGGGGCCTGAAAATGGGGTGCCAGCACATTCAACTACCAAAGTTGAGGGAGGTCCTGAATATAAGTCAGGGATGGCCCACCAAGTAACAACATCTAGACCTTTTATCAATCAGACTTCTTCTGGAAACTTCACGACCTTACACCAGCAAGGGATAACCTTTGTCTCAGCTCCTCCTCCAAGTAACACTCATGCTGAAGTTGGTAAGATTGTTCAGAGGTTCTTACAGCCCCAGCTTCCTGATCGACCTGTATGGACTCCGCCATCTAGAGATTATATGAGTAAGGCACTGACTTGTCAAATGTGCAAGTTTACAGTAACTGAGGTGGAAAATGTTCTTGTCTGTGATGCTTGTGAAAAGGGGTATCACTTGAAATGTCTCCAAATAAATAATCAGAAGGGTGTTCCTAGGGGAGAATGGCATTGTGGAAAGTGCTTGTCACTAACAAATGGTAAACCATTACCCCCTAAATATGGTCGTGTCATGAGAAACATCAATGCAACAAAAGTCTCTTCAACTGCACCAATGGTTCAGCCATCTCTTGACAAAAAAGTCTCTCAGAAAGTGATAGTGAATGGGAATGTTGCATTACAAAATCCTCCAACTGTCGGTATAGCAAATAGAGTTAACCCTGCATCTTTTCCAAAGGTTGAAAATTCCAAAGACATGCTAGGGAATGACACAATGTCAAGTAATAAAAGTACTGATAGTAAAGTTTCTTCTGAATCCTGTCCAAACAGTTTGATGAAAGCTTCTGGTGATAGTAGTGTTTCTCCTGTTGGCTCATCAGTTGATAAACCTTGCCAAGGGGAAGCAGTTGAATTGAAACAGCAGCCTCCTGCTAAAACTGAGTCAACGCGCAATTCATCTGATCATTCACATCCTTCTGTGGACTGCCCAAGTATAGATCATATACGGCTATCAAATAGTATAGAGATTTCATCTAAGCAGTCTCCTGGAAATAACCTTGAGGTTGTTGATTTGAAGGAATCTTGTGATAGAGCTACCAGTTCCAATGATGTTGCTAAAAAAGGAGAGCAAGGGGCTGGAGAAGTAAATACTGCTAATGACTCTACAGCCTATAATGGGAACACAAAGTGCAGTAGTTCTTCATCAGATCGGTTACATATCGTTGGTTGGGTTGGCAGCAAACATTCAGTtggagatgagaaaattttttataatgcatGCCGCATTAATGGCTATGTCTATAATCTTGAAGACTATGCTCTTATTCGTTTTGGAAATGACAGATTGATTCCTTCGAAGCTTCAGGTGAGTGACCGGTTAGGCATTTTGAGTACCACAGCCAATTAATTTTGGACAAGCAATACTCTAATTCTGTTTGAAAAACTTATCATTTACTTGTTTCTATTTGTAGACATTCATTGTATGTCATGAACCGTGCTTAAATTATGTCTGGAGCATCATTGATTCCAGACTACTTAACTACATGTAATTGTTTTTCCTCAAGCCCTAGCAATCTGTTTGGGTAGAGccaaaataaaatttcaggATTTCTAGCACTCAATCTTTGTGATGCATTTCccattttgcatttttttttttgcttatgtATGAAGAAagaaatgtgtgtgtgtgtgtgtgcgttttttttttttcctgtgtaGTGCCCCGAGTATTTGCTAGCTGCATCTTGCTCTAAActgatgtaatatttttaataccTTGACAAGCCAGTCCTTTTATATCTGCAGACTATGTGGGAAGATACCAAAACTGGAATGAAATGGGTTACTGTTAATCGGTGTTACTTTGCCAGAGACTTGCCAGCATCTGTTGGCCGCCCATGTAGTCTGGAGAGCAGTGAGGTATGCCACTGATTCTAACCCTTTCCGTAAGTAACGCAAATGTCATGTTTGCTGGCGTGATTTGTGTGAATGAGATCAACAAAGGTTGTTCTGTTTGCTATAAGTCTATAACCAATTTTACTTTGAATTCCACATGGAAGACGAGTTTCACTCTATATTTCTAGTTGAGAAGAAAGTCAAGAAACAATCCAAACATATCTCTTAAAAtggtattttaaaaattgtatacaAGTGGAAgtcataaataaattttattacctTTACGATTGCGTTTAGACTATGCAACGTCGTTGTTGTAAAACTCGGCCTAGGCGGCCGCTTAGGTGCTAGTTGCCCCTAGGCCAAGTCGATTATGGACTTAATTGGAAATTTACTCCTGGCTAGTTGGATAAAGGCTTACTtggacattttttttattttattttttttatttagggtttcgctcaaaacgacgACGTTTTGAGCGGAACAACCCTATATTGGGGAAGTAGCCAAAAAGCAAAGAGCAGACatccaaaaatcaattaagagAAACTGAAAAACCCTTTTAGTTTGCAATGGTTGTTGTAGTTCCACCGAGTCTTCAACTGTGTTAAACTTGCAATGACAAATGATCCATTGCCCACTCTGTTCGCAATTTCCGTCCGCCATTGCTTCAGAGTTTTGACTTGTCGCTTGCCTTCGTTGCTCACCATCGTTGGATTGAGCAGTGTGATGCTTTCCCTTTTGGCTTTCTCTTTTGACTTCTTCAACAAACTGAGAGTCTGAGATTAGCAATGGCTTTTGCTTATTTTTTGCTTTGGACAGTTGACCTTTGGTTTTCTAACATGCTTCTGGgatatagggaaaatggcatttttgcTTCCTGAATTATTCCACTTTTGGAAATTTGGTCCCAATCTATTAGTTTAAACAAATTTTGTCTCTTAATTGTCTATAATGTTGCACTTTTAGTCATTGGTGTTATATAATTGTGTCAAAATTCATTAACATATGagattatttttgtcatttag from Ipomoea triloba cultivar NCNSP0323 chromosome 6, ASM357664v1 includes:
- the LOC116022310 gene encoding uncharacterized protein LOC116022310; amino-acid sequence: MESAVEVRSGEKRPPDDGELEGQPAGKKVKGLVDGNVKKVAEMVLVLAAMGKMRGGRSPTDAEKEMMAEARDKLAEVCQMFAPKDVFPRDAFGGVIEDLGLNKLKEQRLGFRPPKTSIAEKMLLSKRKMEKPEDFTLQSAPYSSQRLQSNSGTTVENRAPPHGVRMFQADKPGQAPISSGNFQSASTLGHGSTANSASLPYQLPTSEIRPVTHAGLTTGNLGKDNSPVALPRVERPHFRPDGRSNGASHIQASSGDHSTLRPPNWSMTPPSHSAAKVGPENGVPAHSTTKVEGGPEYKSGMAHQVTTSRPFINQTSSGNFTTLHQQGITFVSAPPPSNTHAEVGKIVQRFLQPQLPDRPVWTPPSRDYMSKALTCQMCKFTVTEVENVLVCDACEKGYHLKCLQINNQKGVPRGEWHCGKCLSLTNGKPLPPKYGRVMRNINATKVSSTAPMVQPSLDKKVSQKVIVNGNVALQNPPTVGIANRVNPASFPKVENSKDMLGNDTMSSNKSTDSKVSSESCPNSLMKASGDSSVSPVGSSVDKPCQGEAVELKQQPPAKTESTRNSSDHSHPSVDCPSIDHIRLSNSIEISSKQSPGNNLEVVDLKESCDRATSSNDVAKKGEQGAGEVNTANDSTAYNGNTKCSSSSSDRLHIVGWVGSKHSVGDEKIFYNACRINGYVYNLEDYALIRFGNDRLIPSKLQTMWEDTKTGMKWVTVNRCYFARDLPASVGRPCSLESSEVYLSNFGSAVMAGLIEGPCEVLPPSKFTEERERRTRAVTEKNDLRPLYLCKWIFDEAKGLFRDVSC